CTTGCCAAGCTGAATCCGCTAGGGCTCATTGTCACCTCGGTCCTGTTCGGCGGCCTCATCGTCGGCGGCTACAGTGTCCAGACTATCGGGCTGCCTTCGTCCATATCGGAGATGCTGCAGGGGGCGATTCTGTTCTTCCTGATTGCCGGCGACATGATCCACCGGTTCCGCATCCGCCGGAGCGCTTAGCAGCCTACGCTTAGAGAAGGGAGTTCACCTATGGATTTCACTACACAGTTATTAATCGCCGCCATCTCCGCCGGAACACCGCTTCTGCTGGCGACCCTGGGCGGGATTCTGACCGAACGGTCGGGAATCATTCAGCTGGGGGCAGAGGGGCTGATGCTGATGGGGGCGGTGACGACCTGTATCGTCTACATCCGCAGCGGCAATCTGGTGCTGGCGCTGCTTGCCGCCGTAGCGGTTACCGCGCTTCTGGGACTGGTTCATTCCTTCCTGTGCGTTACGCTCAGGGCGAACCAGACGATGTCGGGGCTGGCCATGACCCTGTTCGGCAGCGGGCTTAGCGCCTATCTCGGCAAGCCGGTCAGCGGGGCTCCGCTGCCGGGCACATCGCCGAAGCTGGATCTGGGGGCGCTGAAGTCGGTGCCGGTGATCGGGGAGATTTTTGGACGGATGGATGTGCTGGCCTGGCTCAGTCTGCTGCTGGTGGTTCTGCTGCATTTGTTGATTCACCATACCTCCTGGGGCCTGCATCTGCGGGCGGTCGGCGACAATCCGGCCACTGCGGACGTTATGGGCATCCGCGTGCAGCTCATCCGCTACAGCTATATTACGGCCGGAGCCGCGCTGATCGGCCTGGCTGGTGCCGACATGGTGCTGGCTTATGCGCCGACCTGGAATGAAGGGCTGACCGCCGGGCGGGGCTGGATCGCTGTCGGTCTGGTGATTTTCGCCAGATGGAATCCGCTGCGCGCCCTCTTCTGCGCCTATTTCTTCGGTGCGCTGGATTCGCTGGGCTTCCGTATTCAGCTGCTGGGGAGTGCGGTACCGCCGTATTTTCTCAAAATGATTCCTTATATCGTCACCATCCTCGTACTGATGTATCTCGGCTACCGTAACCGCAACAAGCCTTCCGGCACACCGGAGGCGCTGGGCACGCCTTATATCCGGGAACAGCGGTTCTGAGCCGGAGACTGTGGTGGCATGGTGCATCTGAGAATATTAGATGAAGGGAGGCACGTCTATGAATTCCCCGTCAGGCAGATTGACCCTGGAACAGATTAATGTTATGACTGAGCCGGATTTCGTGAAGGTCCTCGGCGGAATCTTCGAGCATTCACCCTGGGTGGCAGAAGGCGCCTATGCCAAAAGGCCGTTCAGTACGGTGCAGCAGCTGCATACCGCTATGAAGGATGTGGCCGGGACTGCGGAGGATGACCGGCAGCTTGCGCTGCTGAGAGCCCACCCGGATCTGGCGACAAGGCTGGCGGTCAGCCCGCTGTCGGCGGCAGAGCAGCAGGGGGCCGGGCTGGACCGGCTGGCCCCGGAGGAATTCAGGGAGCTGACAGAGCTGAATGCTGCCTATACCGCCAAATTCGGATTCCCGTTCATACTCGCTGTGAAGGGAAAGGATAAAGAGGATATTATCAGCGCTATACGTGAGCGGGTGAGCCGCAGCGCGGAGGCGGAGAGAGCGCAGGCCCTGCTGGAGATCGGCCGCATTACCCGGTTCCGGCTGGAGGATCTGCTGGGAGCGGAATAGCGGCGGGCACTGCATTCTATATAAGATGAACTTAAGAATGATGGACCGCAGATGAACAAACCCCTTGCATAGCAAGGATTTCGTCCATACAGCAAGTTAGATTCTTAAGTTCACTCTATATAACAGGAGGAAGGGGAGGCTTATGTCTATTTCGGAAGTGACCGGGCGGCTGACCACCCATGTGCTGGATCTGTCACAGGGGAGACCGGCCGCAGGCCTGTCGCTCCAGCTCTGGCGGCTCGGTGCCGGGGAGCCTGTGCTGCTGCGGCAGGCAGTCACGAATGAGGATGGCAGGCTGGAGGCTCCGCTGTTATCCGGTGAAGATATGCAGGCCGGAAGCTACGAGATCATATTCATGGCCGGTGATTATTTCCGGGGCGTTCAGGGTGGTGCGGAATTGCGCGTGGATGGGGCGGGAGATGAATCTGTAAGCCTGTTCCTGGACCATATTCCGATCCGCTTCAATGTGTCGGACCCCTCTGCGCATTATCATGTTCCTCTGCTGGTTGCACCGGGAGGATACAGCACGTACCGCGGCAGTTAAGGAGTGTCTATATTTCAGGACCGGAGGTGGCCGATTATGAAGGATGAAGCCTATGAGCTGATTGTCAGAAACGGCGAGGTGGTGCTGCCCGGAGAGGTCCGCAGGCTGGACGTCGGGGTGAAGCACGGCAGAATCGCAGCGCTGGGCGAAGCGCTCCAGGCTTCGCCGGATACCCGGGTTATGGATGCGGCCGGACAATATGTGCTGCCCGGCATGATTGATATGCATGTTCATTTCAATGAACCGGCACTGGGCCACTGGGAAGGCTTCCGCAGCGGGTCGGCCGCCCTTGCCGCCGGAGGCTGCACCTGTTATGCGGATATGCCGCTGAACGGGAACCCGCCGACGGTGAATCTTGAGGCGCTCCGCCTGAAGGCGGAGGCCGCGGCCGGGAATTCGGCCGTGGACTATCTGCTGTGGGGCGGGCTGGTGCCCGGCAATCTGGAGGAGCTGGAGGGACTTGCGGCAGCGGGCGTTGCCGGGTTCAAAGCGTTCATCTCCAATCCCGGAGGTGAGGGGGAGGGCCGGTTCCGCGAGGTGGACGATGATACCCTGTATCAGGGGATGCAGCGGATCGCTGCCGCCGGCGGCATTCTCGCCCTTCATGCGGAGAGTGAAGCAATCACCTCCGTGCTGGGTGCGGCTGCCCTCCGCGCAGGGCGCAGCAGTGCCCGCGATTTCGCCGCCTCGCGTCCGCCGGAAGCGGAGCTGGAGGCGGTATCGCGGGCGCTGCTGTACAGTGAGCGGACCGGGTGCCCGCTGCATTTTGTCCACATCAGCACAGCGGCAGCGCTGGAGCTGATTCATCAGGCGAAGCAGCGCGGCCTGAATGTTAGTGCAGAGACCTGCCCCCACTATCTGATTCTGGATGAGGACAGCATGGAGACGCTGGGGCCGCTGGCCAAATGCGCCCCGCCCCTGCGCAGCAGCGGGGAACGGGAGCGGCTGTGGGCGGCGCTGGCAGCGGGCCGGGTGGATCTGATCGCATCAGACCATTCGCCTTGCCCGCCGGAGCTGAAGCTTGCACCGGAGCTGAGCTTCTTCGAGGCCTGGGGCGGGATCTCCGGGGCGCAGAGCAGCCTGGAGCTGATGTTCCACGAAGGCGTGCAGGTGCGCGGCCTGCCGGTGACGCTGATCTCCGCGCTGCTGTCCGGGCAGCCGGCCAGGCGGTTTGGGCTGGAGCAGCGCAAAGGCGCTATCGCCGTAGGGCTGGATGCCGATCTGGTGCTGCTTGATCCGAATGCCGCGTATACTTTGCGGGCGGAGGATCTGCTGTACCGCCACCGGCATAGCCCTTATGCCGGAATGACTTTGTCCTGCAAGGTCACGGCTACACTCTGCCGGGGCAAGGTTGTTTATACCGCCGGGGAAGGGATTGTTCACGGCGGCGGAGGGGAGTGGCTGCGGCCCGCGCACAGCCAGCCGGACCTATGAAGCGGCCGCTCCCGCAAGAAGCGGCCGGGGAGCTGCTGGGGCTGCTGGCTGAGCTGGCCGCCTTCAGCGCCCCGGGGCCTGGTGTGACCCGGCTGCTGTATACGCCGGAGTGGTGCGGGGCGCAGCATTTTCTGCAGGAGAGAATGGCTGAGCTTGGTCTTGAGGTACGGATGGATCAGGTGGGCAACGTCTACGGAAGATTAACCGGGTCAGAGCCGGATGGGAAGGTGATATTGACCGGTTCCCATATCGACACGGTGGTGAACGGCGGGCGGTATGACGGGGCCTATGGTGTGGCGGCTGCCGTTACCGCGCTGCATTACCTGCGGATGGCCTTCGGTCAGCCGTTGCGGACGCTTGAGGTAGTCTCCTTCTGCGAGGAAGAGGGCAGCCGCTTCCCCTTGACGTTCTGGGGCTCGGGGAATGTAACCGGGCTCTATAACGGTAGTGAGGCTGCGGGCTATGCAGATGCAGAGGAAATCACACTGGCGGAGGCGATGGCAGCTTGCGGTCTGGGAGCTGGCGTCTCGGCAGTGCGGGATGCCCAATTTGCAGGGCTTGCGGGTGACGCTGGTGATGCGGCGCTCGGCCGCAGGCTTATCGATGAAGTGCCGGCCGCAGCCGCTTCGGTTGAACCGGAGAGCGGGCGCGGGTTCACAGGCAGTGCTGTGCGCAGCGATATCGCCGCTTATGTGGAACTGCATATTGAACAGGGGATTACGCTGGAGCGGTCCTTCCGGAGCATCGGCGTGGTGCAGGCCATCGCCGGGCAGCGGCGGTATCTTGTGAAGGTCAGCGGGACAGCAAATCACGCCGGAACAACGCCGA
This region of Paenibacillus sp. FSL K6-1096 genomic DNA includes:
- a CDS encoding ABC transporter permease; the protein is MDFTTQLLIAAISAGTPLLLATLGGILTERSGIIQLGAEGLMLMGAVTTCIVYIRSGNLVLALLAAVAVTALLGLVHSFLCVTLRANQTMSGLAMTLFGSGLSAYLGKPVSGAPLPGTSPKLDLGALKSVPVIGEIFGRMDVLAWLSLLLVVLLHLLIHHTSWGLHLRAVGDNPATADVMGIRVQLIRYSYITAGAALIGLAGADMVLAYAPTWNEGLTAGRGWIAVGLVIFARWNPLRALFCAYFFGALDSLGFRIQLLGSAVPPYFLKMIPYIVTILVLMYLGYRNRNKPSGTPEALGTPYIREQRF
- the uraD gene encoding 2-oxo-4-hydroxy-4-carboxy-5-ureidoimidazoline decarboxylase, which produces MNSPSGRLTLEQINVMTEPDFVKVLGGIFEHSPWVAEGAYAKRPFSTVQQLHTAMKDVAGTAEDDRQLALLRAHPDLATRLAVSPLSAAEQQGAGLDRLAPEEFRELTELNAAYTAKFGFPFILAVKGKDKEDIISAIRERVSRSAEAERAQALLEIGRITRFRLEDLLGAE
- the uraH gene encoding hydroxyisourate hydrolase, with translation MSISEVTGRLTTHVLDLSQGRPAAGLSLQLWRLGAGEPVLLRQAVTNEDGRLEAPLLSGEDMQAGSYEIIFMAGDYFRGVQGGAELRVDGAGDESVSLFLDHIPIRFNVSDPSAHYHVPLLVAPGGYSTYRGS
- a CDS encoding allantoinase, with the translated sequence MKDEAYELIVRNGEVVLPGEVRRLDVGVKHGRIAALGEALQASPDTRVMDAAGQYVLPGMIDMHVHFNEPALGHWEGFRSGSAALAAGGCTCYADMPLNGNPPTVNLEALRLKAEAAAGNSAVDYLLWGGLVPGNLEELEGLAAAGVAGFKAFISNPGGEGEGRFREVDDDTLYQGMQRIAAAGGILALHAESEAITSVLGAAALRAGRSSARDFAASRPPEAELEAVSRALLYSERTGCPLHFVHISTAAALELIHQAKQRGLNVSAETCPHYLILDEDSMETLGPLAKCAPPLRSSGERERLWAALAAGRVDLIASDHSPCPPELKLAPELSFFEAWGGISGAQSSLELMFHEGVQVRGLPVTLISALLSGQPARRFGLEQRKGAIAVGLDADLVLLDPNAAYTLRAEDLLYRHRHSPYAGMTLSCKVTATLCRGKVVYTAGEGIVHGGGGEWLRPAHSQPDL
- a CDS encoding Zn-dependent hydrolase is translated as MAAARAQPAGPMKRPLPQEAAGELLGLLAELAAFSAPGPGVTRLLYTPEWCGAQHFLQERMAELGLEVRMDQVGNVYGRLTGSEPDGKVILTGSHIDTVVNGGRYDGAYGVAAAVTALHYLRMAFGQPLRTLEVVSFCEEEGSRFPLTFWGSGNVTGLYNGSEAAGYADAEEITLAEAMAACGLGAGVSAVRDAQFAGLAGDAGDAALGRRLIDEVPAAAASVEPESGRGFTGSAVRSDIAAYVELHIEQGITLERSFRSIGVVQAIAGQRRYLVKVSGTANHAGTTPMSLRQDALAGSAELLLALERSAVAEGDPLVATAGRLEVYPGTPNVIPGEVQFTLDIRHSQAETLERFCAALLAEFAELSGRRGLTLAVQPVLATLPAPMDQGLCTALEDICRQQGKPYRSMVSGAGHDAQLFAPRCPSAMIFVPSRAGISHSPEEYTSPEDLTAGLEVLTAMLYRLAYTDNGDTVT